The following proteins come from a genomic window of Kocuria palustris:
- a CDS encoding four-helix bundle copper-binding protein: MTHHVSSMLETYPKDLGGIDTQKLAECIEACFECAQTCTACADACLAEDMVAELTQCIRLNLDCADLCETTGRVLSRQTGNNIDVNRAALETCRTACRSCAEECEKHVDMHEHCRVCAEACRRCEIACADLLASLD; encoded by the coding sequence ATGACTCATCACGTGAGCTCGATGCTGGAGACGTACCCGAAGGATCTCGGCGGCATCGACACCCAGAAACTGGCCGAATGCATCGAGGCCTGCTTCGAGTGCGCGCAGACCTGCACCGCCTGCGCCGACGCCTGCCTGGCCGAGGACATGGTCGCGGAGCTGACCCAGTGCATCCGTCTGAACCTGGACTGCGCCGACCTCTGCGAGACCACCGGGAGGGTGCTCTCCCGCCAGACCGGCAACAACATCGACGTCAACCGCGCCGCGCTCGAAACGTGCCGGACGGCGTGCCGGTCCTGCGCCGAAGAGTGCGAAAAGCACGTGGATATGCATGAGCATTGCCGGGTCTGCGCGGAGGCGTGCCGGCGCTGCGAGATCGCCTGCGCGGATCTGCTGGCCTCTCTGGATTGA
- a CDS encoding YdhK family protein yields the protein MKKSIWTTSMAATAAVSMLALTACGGTAEEEDAQPAPSQTASEAAAAPSTSSESSNMDMGMDHGSGGMAGHNPEGGPPPEGIEAAADPTYPIDSTAVLTADHMPGMAGSEATITGAFDTTAYSVSYTPTDGGEPVVDHKWVVHEELEDPGEAPLPAGTEVVLEADHMPGMEGAEATIESSTEETVYMVDTTIDGMEMANHKWFVESELQPAE from the coding sequence ATGAAGAAGTCCATCTGGACTACCAGCATGGCCGCTACCGCAGCGGTGAGCATGCTCGCGCTGACCGCCTGCGGAGGCACCGCGGAGGAGGAAGACGCACAACCCGCACCGTCGCAGACGGCGTCCGAGGCGGCGGCTGCGCCGTCGACATCGTCCGAGTCATCGAATATGGACATGGGCATGGATCATGGTTCCGGGGGTATGGCCGGGCACAATCCCGAGGGCGGGCCCCCGCCCGAGGGCATCGAGGCCGCAGCCGATCCCACCTATCCGATCGACTCGACGGCGGTTCTCACCGCTGACCACATGCCCGGCATGGCGGGGTCAGAGGCGACGATCACCGGTGCCTTCGATACGACGGCCTACTCGGTGAGCTACACGCCCACAGATGGTGGCGAGCCCGTCGTCGACCACAAGTGGGTCGTGCACGAGGAGCTGGAAGATCCGGGTGAGGCGCCTCTTCCGGCGGGTACCGAGGTCGTGCTGGAGGCCGATCACATGCCCGGCATGGAGGGCGCCGAGGCGACGATCGAGAGCTCGACCGAGGAGACCGTGTACATGGTCGACACCACGATCGATGGCATGGAGATGGCCAACCACAAGTGGTTCGTCGAAAGCGAGCTCCAGCCCGCCGAGTAA
- a CDS encoding TetR/AcrR family transcriptional regulator, giving the protein MTTKPQILDAALDVLRDGRSLTIDAVAQGAKLTKPGVVHHFPTKEALAFAVLEHVLARWETELSERAGAGASPEQRLRAYAELTLLGEMDTADLALFADPRLREKLSVRWGERMDAWFGSLSHPRAAAVRYLADGAWIDRCLGILPQDHDQRAAVLDVALSLLEKEADS; this is encoded by the coding sequence ATGACGACGAAGCCCCAGATCCTCGACGCCGCTCTCGACGTCCTGCGCGATGGCCGCTCCCTGACGATCGACGCCGTCGCACAGGGGGCGAAGCTGACCAAGCCCGGCGTCGTGCACCACTTCCCCACCAAGGAGGCGCTGGCCTTCGCGGTGCTGGAGCACGTGCTCGCCCGCTGGGAGACCGAGCTGTCGGAGCGGGCCGGCGCTGGCGCGAGTCCCGAGCAGCGGCTGCGCGCCTACGCGGAGCTCACGCTGCTCGGCGAGATGGACACCGCCGATCTCGCGCTGTTCGCCGACCCCCGACTGCGCGAGAAGCTCTCCGTGCGCTGGGGCGAGCGGATGGATGCCTGGTTCGGCTCGCTGAGCCACCCGCGCGCGGCCGCTGTGCGCTACCTCGCCGACGGCGCCTGGATCGACCGCTGCCTGGGGATCCTCCCGCAGGATCACGACCAGCGCGCGGCCGTGCTCGACGTCGCCCTGTCCCTGCTCGAGAAGGAGGCCGACTCATGA
- a CDS encoding LysR family transcriptional regulator: MAEEPDLESLRALTLAAQHGSISAAAAQQDVSQQALSLRIRALERRLGLALLVRSPRGSHLTPSGELLVGWAAPLLAAADEFAAATRSLRESRADTLRIAASLTIAEHLLPPWVARWRAQRGQEGPLVQLRAANSSAVVESVREGAADLGFIETPDLPQDLGREQIGSDTVEVVVDAAHPWARRPAVGADELAWTPLVLREPGSGTRRALEEALLRAGHPLTAEPAVVSPTTLGVRGATMAGTAPGALSSIAVAEDLRAGRLVRVPVEGLAIPRPLSAIWSGRRPSAAARAFLSMRTLSTS; this comes from the coding sequence ATGGCGGAGGAGCCCGATCTGGAATCCCTGCGCGCCCTCACGCTGGCCGCGCAGCACGGAAGCATCTCGGCCGCAGCCGCGCAGCAGGACGTCAGCCAGCAGGCGCTGTCCCTGCGGATCCGCGCCCTGGAGAGGCGGCTGGGCCTCGCCCTGCTGGTGCGCTCGCCCAGGGGATCCCATCTCACCCCGTCGGGCGAGCTGCTGGTGGGATGGGCCGCCCCTCTGCTGGCGGCAGCCGACGAGTTCGCGGCTGCCACTCGGTCCCTGCGCGAATCTCGAGCGGACACCCTGCGCATCGCGGCCAGCCTGACCATCGCCGAGCATCTGCTTCCTCCGTGGGTGGCCCGCTGGCGCGCGCAGCGAGGCCAGGAGGGCCCTCTCGTGCAGCTGCGCGCGGCCAACAGCAGCGCCGTCGTCGAGTCCGTGCGCGAGGGAGCCGCGGACCTCGGGTTCATCGAGACGCCCGATCTGCCGCAGGATCTGGGTCGCGAGCAGATCGGCTCGGACACGGTGGAGGTCGTGGTCGACGCCGCGCATCCGTGGGCACGTCGGCCCGCCGTGGGCGCTGACGAGCTCGCCTGGACGCCGCTCGTGCTCCGTGAACCGGGCAGCGGAACGCGCAGGGCGCTCGAGGAGGCGCTGCTGCGGGCGGGTCATCCGCTCACGGCCGAACCTGCCGTGGTCTCGCCGACGACCCTGGGCGTGCGCGGCGCGACGATGGCCGGCACGGCTCCGGGCGCCCTCAGCTCGATCGCCGTGGCGGAGGACCTGCGAGCGGGCCGGCTGGTGCGGGTGCCGGTCGAGGGCCTCGCGATCCCCCGTCCGCTGAGCGCCATCTGGTCGGGGCGGCGTCCGAGCGCGGCAGCCCGTGCCTTCCTGTCGATGCGCACCCTGTCCACCTCCTGA
- a CDS encoding YeiH family protein yields the protein MTPHRTTAAPAPTGAVHALAPGILLCLAAAGLSLGLAALMPGLPALLCAIVLGMSAANLGLLPASAATGIAFSSHHLLRAGIVLLGLQLVLGDILALGAPLLVVVLAVVVGGIAGTLTLGRVLGVPGHLSLLVACGFSICGAAAVAGASGATDPDGEREQDTVTAIALVVLFGTLMIGIVPVLSSALGLEPETTGQWAGASIHEIAQVVAVGGIVGGGALSAAVVVKLARVLLLAPVVAILSLQRRRALKAEDADVSPGALPPVVPLFVVGFLAMVLLRSLLSLPESVLAGAQLLQTLLLAAAMFGLGCGVRFRALAAVGVRPFALAALSTLLVAGIAAAGIALATP from the coding sequence ATGACCCCGCACCGGACCACCGCAGCACCGGCGCCCACCGGCGCCGTGCACGCGCTGGCACCCGGCATCCTGCTGTGCCTTGCCGCCGCCGGGCTGTCGCTCGGACTCGCAGCACTGATGCCGGGGCTTCCCGCTCTGCTGTGCGCCATCGTGCTGGGGATGAGCGCAGCCAACCTGGGTCTGCTCCCCGCTTCGGCCGCCACGGGCATCGCCTTCAGCTCTCACCACCTGCTGCGCGCGGGCATCGTGCTGCTGGGCCTGCAGCTGGTCCTGGGCGACATCCTGGCTCTGGGGGCGCCGCTGCTGGTCGTCGTGCTCGCCGTCGTCGTGGGCGGGATCGCCGGAACGCTGACCCTGGGGCGTGTGCTCGGCGTGCCGGGGCATCTGAGCCTGCTGGTGGCCTGCGGCTTCTCGATCTGCGGCGCCGCCGCGGTGGCCGGGGCCTCTGGGGCGACCGATCCCGACGGCGAGCGCGAGCAGGACACCGTCACCGCGATCGCCCTGGTGGTGCTGTTCGGAACGCTCATGATCGGCATCGTGCCCGTGCTCAGCTCCGCCCTGGGGCTGGAGCCGGAGACGACCGGGCAGTGGGCTGGTGCCTCGATCCACGAGATCGCGCAGGTGGTGGCCGTCGGAGGGATCGTCGGCGGCGGGGCCCTGAGCGCGGCCGTCGTGGTCAAGCTCGCCCGCGTGCTCCTGCTCGCCCCGGTCGTCGCGATCCTGAGCCTGCAGCGCCGCCGAGCCCTGAAGGCCGAGGATGCCGACGTGTCGCCCGGGGCGCTGCCGCCCGTCGTGCCCTTGTTCGTCGTCGGCTTCCTGGCCATGGTGCTTCTGCGCTCGCTGCTGTCCCTCCCGGAGTCCGTGCTGGCCGGCGCCCAGCTGCTGCAGACCCTTCTGCTGGCCGCGGCGATGTTCGGCCTGGGCTGCGGGGTCCGCTTCCGGGCGCTGGCCGCCGTGGGCGTCCGTCCGTTCGCACTGGCGGCTCTGTCCACCTTGCTGGTCGCCGGCATCGCCGCAGCGGGGATCGCCCTCGCCACCCCCTGA
- a CDS encoding DMT family transporter, translated as MRKWLFLTLAILVEVTATLSLKAALEAPALYAVVVIGYASAFLCLFQALREGLSLGVGYGIWAACGVALTAFLSAAIFDEPLTLPMGIGIAAVMGGVLLVELGSQEAHETSSRAPLDLLSPDDQQKAATTP; from the coding sequence ATGAGGAAATGGCTCTTCCTGACCCTGGCGATCCTGGTGGAGGTGACCGCCACGCTGTCCCTGAAGGCGGCGCTCGAGGCGCCCGCGCTCTACGCCGTGGTGGTGATCGGTTACGCGAGCGCCTTCCTGTGCCTGTTCCAAGCCCTGCGCGAGGGCTTGAGCCTCGGCGTGGGCTACGGCATCTGGGCCGCCTGCGGCGTGGCCCTGACAGCGTTCCTGTCCGCCGCGATCTTCGACGAGCCCCTCACCCTGCCCATGGGCATCGGCATCGCCGCCGTGATGGGCGGCGTGCTGCTGGTCGAGCTCGGCTCCCAGGAGGCGCACGAGACCTCGTCGAGGGCCCCGCTGGACCTCCTGTCCCCTGACGATCAGCAGAAGGCGGCGACGACCCCGTGA
- a CDS encoding YfcC family protein, whose product MSTSASSEEPPVSRDASSAEPTPPVVDPTAPRDRFPHVYVILIVFALLAAVASWIVPAGQYERMAGPGGQEVVDPDSFSFIEQSPVTAMQLLTAIPRGLVDAGAIVFFVFTIGGMFEVIRRTGLVDVALAAVARAFSGRGIVVIPVLMTVFSLIASFIGVPELSLVYIPAIMPLILSLGYDRVVAAGIALLGTGAGFAAGFLNPINTGLGQQIAGLEPFSGIGLRIVLYVFYLATGIAYVMWYARRVAADPTRSVLHGHADTTIRDRDRLDLESTPRFTGRQRAAAVALLVLAGLLVWGILTQGWFFPEFAGMFILTAIVVGLVAGLKTREMAEGFDQGMRDVLAGALIVGVARGVAIVLEDGHILDTIVYGLGESVGFLPPVLFVVGMFLMQAVFNLIVPSGSGQALVTLPVLAPLSDILGVSRQSAVLAYQTGDGMTNVLYPTSGYFMAALVVGRIPWNRWVRFYAPLLGVWVLISIGFLIFAQVTGWS is encoded by the coding sequence ATGTCCACGTCCGCATCCTCCGAAGAGCCACCCGTCTCGCGCGACGCGTCCTCCGCCGAGCCGACGCCCCCTGTGGTCGATCCCACCGCCCCGCGGGATCGCTTCCCGCACGTCTACGTCATCCTGATCGTCTTCGCTCTGCTGGCCGCCGTCGCCAGCTGGATCGTCCCGGCAGGGCAGTACGAGCGGATGGCGGGACCGGGCGGCCAGGAGGTCGTGGATCCGGACAGCTTCTCGTTCATCGAGCAGTCGCCGGTCACCGCTATGCAGCTGCTCACCGCCATCCCGCGGGGTCTGGTGGATGCCGGGGCCATCGTGTTCTTCGTCTTCACGATCGGCGGCATGTTCGAGGTCATCCGCCGCACGGGGCTGGTCGACGTCGCCCTGGCCGCCGTGGCGCGGGCCTTCTCCGGGCGGGGGATCGTGGTGATCCCCGTGCTGATGACGGTCTTCTCGCTGATCGCCAGCTTCATCGGCGTGCCCGAGCTCTCGCTGGTCTACATCCCGGCGATCATGCCGCTGATCCTCAGCCTGGGCTACGACCGAGTGGTGGCCGCCGGGATCGCGCTGCTGGGCACGGGCGCGGGCTTCGCCGCAGGTTTCCTCAACCCGATCAACACCGGGCTGGGCCAGCAGATCGCCGGGCTGGAGCCCTTCTCGGGCATCGGGCTGCGCATCGTGCTCTACGTCTTCTACCTGGCCACGGGCATCGCCTACGTGATGTGGTACGCCCGCCGCGTGGCCGCCGACCCCACGCGCTCGGTGCTGCACGGTCATGCGGACACCACCATCCGCGACCGCGATCGCCTGGACCTGGAGTCCACCCCGCGCTTCACCGGGCGCCAGCGCGCGGCGGCCGTCGCCCTGCTCGTGCTGGCCGGGCTGCTGGTGTGGGGGATCCTCACCCAGGGCTGGTTCTTCCCCGAGTTCGCGGGCATGTTCATCCTCACCGCGATCGTCGTCGGGCTGGTCGCGGGGCTGAAGACCCGCGAGATGGCCGAGGGGTTCGACCAGGGCATGCGCGATGTGCTCGCCGGCGCGCTCATCGTCGGTGTGGCCCGCGGCGTGGCCATCGTCCTCGAGGACGGGCACATCCTGGACACGATCGTCTACGGGCTGGGGGAGTCCGTGGGCTTCCTGCCGCCCGTGCTGTTCGTCGTCGGGATGTTCCTGATGCAGGCGGTGTTCAACCTGATCGTCCCGTCCGGCTCCGGGCAGGCGCTCGTGACTCTGCCCGTGCTGGCGCCGCTGTCGGACATCCTGGGCGTCTCGCGCCAGTCGGCGGTGCTGGCGTATCAGACCGGCGACGGCATGACGAACGTGCTGTACCCGACCTCCGGGTACTTCATGGCGGCGCTGGTGGTCGGGCGCATCCCGTGGAACCGGTGGGTGCGCTTCTATGCCCCGCTGCTGGGGGTCTGGGTGCTGATCTCGATCGGCTTCCTGATCTTCGCCCAGGTCACCGGCTGGAGCTGA
- a CDS encoding DMT family transporter, producing the protein MLALASLVLAILFEVSATLCLRMAAGGSRLWWLAIGLGYVLAFSMLSLTLAEGTPLGVAYGVWAAAGVALTAILSRVLFKEPLTRVMSLGIALIIGGVLLIELGAAH; encoded by the coding sequence ATGCTCGCGCTCGCATCCCTCGTCCTGGCGATCCTCTTCGAGGTCAGCGCCACGCTCTGCCTGCGCATGGCCGCCGGCGGCTCCCGACTGTGGTGGCTGGCGATCGGCCTCGGCTACGTCCTGGCCTTCTCCATGCTCTCGCTGACCCTCGCCGAGGGCACGCCGCTGGGCGTGGCCTACGGCGTGTGGGCCGCAGCCGGCGTGGCCCTCACCGCGATCCTCAGCCGCGTCCTGTTCAAGGAGCCGCTCACCCGGGTCATGAGCCTGGGGATCGCCCTGATCATCGGCGGCGTGCTGCTCATCGAACTCGGCGCCGCGCACTGA